The following are encoded together in the Bacillus cereus group sp. RP43 genome:
- a CDS encoding FUSC family protein: MNVKTYRAQVFSWSKEAKVEIVELISAGIGMAGPVLFATVLGYPALGFAASVGSLAVSSVKVGSSFINHGKKLASALISVVLAAIAAVLSFGHGYLTFGFLILLVSLAALIGGYSRALAVSTTSFVIFLIIILNMVGQTEYRMELIFSILAGAIWTVSISLVLGIWVHRCFKSSLDGAVKGPKSKKIILWRNSLAHLSGWQFSIRLALCLGIAEGLRILWPEHHFYWIAITVAILTQRKIELFPIKTTQRVLGTVIGVIVASLLLATSLPILGLVISIGLFAGVRPLLKVRNYLVYSATMIPLIILIMEAGKPFQFIILFDRVFATLIGAVIVIAVNLIFSRAMAKLV; the protein is encoded by the coding sequence ATGAATGTAAAGACATATAGGGCTCAAGTATTTTCTTGGTCTAAGGAGGCCAAAGTAGAAATAGTAGAACTCATTTCCGCCGGCATAGGTATGGCCGGACCTGTTCTGTTCGCTACAGTTCTAGGCTATCCTGCTCTTGGTTTTGCTGCATCGGTCGGCAGTTTGGCAGTCAGTAGCGTGAAAGTCGGTTCGAGTTTTATAAATCACGGGAAAAAGTTGGCATCAGCACTGATATCAGTAGTGCTCGCTGCGATTGCTGCTGTTCTCTCTTTCGGACATGGCTATCTGACATTTGGATTCTTGATCCTGCTGGTAAGCCTTGCTGCGTTAATTGGCGGATATAGTCGTGCTTTGGCGGTGTCAACAACAAGCTTTGTCATATTCCTGATTATCATCCTCAACATGGTCGGCCAGACGGAGTACCGGATGGAACTAATTTTTTCAATCTTAGCAGGGGCGATTTGGACCGTCAGTATCAGCTTGGTGCTAGGCATCTGGGTACACCGTTGTTTTAAATCATCGCTGGATGGAGCTGTGAAAGGGCCAAAATCGAAAAAAATCATTCTATGGCGGAATTCTCTTGCACACCTATCCGGTTGGCAATTCTCAATCAGGCTCGCATTATGTCTAGGTATAGCTGAGGGATTGCGAATACTTTGGCCCGAGCACCACTTCTATTGGATTGCAATTACCGTAGCGATCCTTACTCAGCGGAAAATAGAACTCTTTCCAATCAAAACAACACAACGAGTGCTTGGTACAGTAATCGGCGTGATTGTTGCGAGCTTGCTTCTCGCAACTAGTCTACCAATTTTGGGGTTAGTTATAAGTATCGGGCTATTCGCAGGTGTTCGACCTCTTCTAAAGGTTCGAAATTATCTTGTATACTCTGCAACCATGATCCCGCTCATTATTTTGATCATGGAGGCCGGCAAGCCGTTTCAGTTTATCATTCTGTTCGACCGTGTATTTGCAACCCTTATCGGTGCAGTCATCGTGATTGCAGTGAACTTGATATTCAGTAGAGCGATGGCGAAATTAGTGTAA
- a CDS encoding L-lactate dehydrogenase, which translates to MKKGINRVVLVGTGAVGCSYAYSMINQGVAEEFVLVDVNEAKAEGEAMDLSHAVPFSPAATKVWSGSYADCKDADLVVITAGLPQKPGETRLDLVEKNTKIFKQIVRGIMDSGFDGIFLIATNPVDILTYVTWKESGLPKERVIGSGTTLDSARFRYMLGDYLDVDPRNVHAYIVGEHGDTELPVWSHATVGVQKLETILANNEQYNQEDLDKIFENVRDAAYHIIERKGATYYGIGMSLLRVTKAILSNENSVLTVSAYLEGQYGEKDAYVGVPAVINREGVREIVELELNEEEKVKFAHSVKVLKETMAPVL; encoded by the coding sequence ATGAAAAAAGGTATCAATCGCGTAGTATTAGTAGGAACAGGAGCTGTAGGTTGTAGTTATGCTTACTCAATGATCAACCAAGGTGTAGCTGAAGAATTCGTACTGGTAGATGTAAATGAAGCAAAAGCAGAAGGGGAAGCAATGGACTTAAGCCATGCGGTACCATTCTCTCCAGCAGCAACAAAAGTTTGGAGCGGTAGCTATGCAGATTGTAAAGATGCAGATTTAGTTGTTATCACTGCTGGATTACCACAAAAGCCAGGCGAAACTCGTTTAGACTTAGTTGAGAAAAATACAAAAATCTTTAAACAAATCGTTCGCGGTATTATGGATAGCGGATTCGATGGAATCTTCTTAATCGCAACAAACCCAGTTGATATTTTAACTTACGTAACTTGGAAAGAATCTGGCTTGCCAAAAGAGCGCGTAATTGGTTCTGGTACAACTTTAGACTCTGCTCGTTTCCGTTACATGTTAGGTGACTACTTAGATGTAGATCCACGTAACGTTCATGCTTACATCGTTGGTGAGCATGGTGACACTGAACTTCCAGTATGGAGCCACGCTACTGTAGGTGTACAAAAACTAGAAACAATCTTAGCGAACAACGAACAGTATAACCAAGAAGATTTAGATAAAATCTTTGAAAATGTACGCGATGCAGCTTACCACATTATCGAGCGTAAAGGTGCAACTTACTACGGAATCGGTATGTCACTACTTCGTGTAACTAAAGCGATCTTAAGCAACGAGAACAGCGTATTAACTGTATCTGCATACCTTGAAGGTCAATATGGTGAGAAAGATGCTTACGTAGGTGTTCCAGCTGTTATTAACCGCGAAGGTGTACGTGAAATCGTAGAACTTGAATTAAACGAAGAAGAAAAAGTGAAATTCGCTCATTCCGTAAAAGTATTAAAAGAAACAATGGCACCAGTACTATAA
- a CDS encoding S8 family serine peptidase, with product MKKKNRFVTGIVTAGVLFSTALPFNVLAENPINQIDSSNAQSLLSKLSKEQRQALQTLDANPGFTISPDINTSSSEPVNIIVEFQTAPVKINELKQKTKGLQAAPENIKARIDQEHEEFQKGLKRIHQFSPSVKSGNFQSVQIKRSYKHAINGVAMTLPANTVEELLRIGVVKRIWKDYEVKLNLPKQAEQKAPQKLTDSIPQIGVDKLHSEGITGKGIKVGVLDTGIDYNHPDLKDVYKGYRAKSGEDSSKIDPNSVKGWDFINNDADPMETTYSEWQQSGAPEFDNRGSAFYTSHGTHVAGIVSAQKKNKSDSAVKGVAPDIELYNYRVLGPYGSGDSSGIIAAIDKSISDGMNVINLSLGDDSNNPLDPTSIAVNNAMLSGVVTVVAAGNSGPNPSTLGSPGASPFAITVGASDSSISLPKLSSHAGQLQFPNLILFGKNFTDRIEDFKGQSLPIESVGIGTPDEFSKKDVKGKIALVARGTTSFDEKIANAKQAGAKAVIIYNNVDGEIPFYVGESTKYIPAFRLTKEDGEKLKAQIEQGNTSFTFDELSYIQTEGDHLADFSSRGPVTANDDIKPDITAPGVAVLSTVPEYINDPEEGENYDVSYERMQGTSMASPHIAGVAALILQEHPEYSPFDVKASLMNTADDLKEKYSVYEVGAGLVDAYNAVHTETSFKVLDTTQTVVNDEVIEVPEETGSIAFGKFYQKDGEALEQKRNIKVANYNKQEKKEFKTEISYTPASSTINDATANGVKVSVPETITLDAGKSDEIEAKINVPAGVKQGRYEGYIHITNTKNKEETYQIPFSIRVSEPGIENALLSRKAISTDTSKFNPYGESYVHGAFQLNSPLETLDLIVKDSKTNKALGFIGTLNTSGLKTDVYYYLDSFFNGKVYPFTNDPAKPIGDEKINLPEGDYTIEFVGYDKAGKARVKGDYVIIDNTPPEVKLTGLKPGIYELNEENYTVEDGKKALWIKGNVYDSNVDYLKGKGLNITQEANGVMYYDYSPYLHKFLPINANGDFKVGITPESFKVEGPMNTGVYIFDYATAGPDYPNGVNNYWFIPQGAQYAKTSYDKKEVYKNDELTVTLNAKHVKQFVAGEFNVKFLEKNFKFANAKLNPAFEKLLSEKGVTAKVNEPKLEAGSLTVGGAIDDKNFAGLDGDFPFIDVTFKVENDEFYEANAQLDSSVFAYWKHDETEPNRMRVLQDQTFSVMSLNSLVEGNIKPGAFLNERGYLDEKLDYTKLGVKVYATDSYRHKFEGSLDKYGYFKLNGLPVNNRDYNLYVEVPGHLTSRLTTKLGTEKDGKLFGQYYYARPDENLAGDVNGDKVIDMKDAEIIASNYGKKGLTVKDGDLNKDGIVDETDIRFVEKNFLKKGPDASKSQTPVEKSKSGTLADILTKLGLTPKK from the coding sequence ATGAAAAAGAAAAATCGATTTGTTACGGGAATTGTAACGGCTGGCGTTCTATTTTCAACTGCTCTTCCGTTCAATGTACTTGCTGAAAATCCTATTAACCAAATTGACTCTTCAAACGCTCAGTCTTTACTATCAAAACTTTCTAAAGAGCAACGTCAGGCGTTACAAACGTTAGATGCCAATCCTGGCTTTACTATTTCGCCAGATATTAATACGAGTAGTTCTGAACCAGTAAATATCATTGTAGAATTTCAAACTGCACCCGTAAAGATTAATGAATTAAAACAAAAAACAAAAGGATTACAAGCTGCTCCTGAAAATATAAAAGCACGTATTGATCAAGAACATGAGGAATTCCAAAAAGGATTAAAACGTATTCATCAATTCAGCCCATCAGTAAAATCAGGAAATTTCCAATCTGTACAAATTAAACGTTCTTATAAACATGCGATAAATGGCGTTGCGATGACATTACCGGCAAATACAGTTGAAGAACTGTTGCGAATCGGCGTAGTAAAACGTATTTGGAAAGATTACGAAGTGAAATTAAATTTACCGAAGCAAGCTGAGCAAAAGGCACCTCAAAAACTAACAGATAGCATTCCGCAAATCGGGGTAGATAAGTTACATAGTGAGGGCATTACCGGAAAAGGTATTAAAGTTGGTGTATTAGATACAGGCATCGATTACAATCACCCTGACTTAAAAGACGTGTATAAAGGCTATCGCGCAAAATCTGGCGAGGATTCTAGTAAAATAGATCCAAACTCCGTAAAAGGTTGGGACTTTATTAATAACGATGCAGATCCGATGGAAACAACTTATTCAGAGTGGCAACAATCTGGTGCTCCTGAATTTGATAACCGTGGTTCTGCCTTCTATACATCACACGGCACTCACGTAGCAGGTATTGTTTCTGCTCAAAAGAAAAACAAATCAGATTCAGCAGTAAAAGGTGTTGCACCTGACATTGAACTATATAACTATCGTGTACTCGGTCCATATGGAAGTGGAGATAGTTCAGGTATTATCGCTGCAATTGACAAATCCATTTCTGACGGTATGAACGTTATTAACTTATCGTTAGGTGACGATAGCAACAATCCGCTTGATCCAACGTCTATCGCTGTCAATAATGCGATGCTTTCCGGCGTGGTTACAGTCGTTGCTGCTGGGAACTCTGGACCAAATCCATCAACACTCGGATCACCAGGCGCTTCTCCATTTGCTATTACGGTTGGAGCAAGCGATAGCTCTATTTCCTTACCAAAACTATCAAGTCACGCTGGACAATTACAATTCCCTAACTTGATTTTATTTGGCAAAAATTTCACTGATAGAATAGAAGATTTCAAAGGACAATCTTTACCTATTGAATCTGTAGGAATCGGTACACCTGACGAGTTTAGTAAAAAGGATGTAAAAGGAAAAATCGCTCTCGTTGCACGTGGTACGACCTCATTTGATGAAAAAATTGCTAATGCAAAACAAGCAGGTGCAAAAGCCGTTATTATTTATAACAATGTAGATGGAGAAATTCCTTTCTATGTTGGTGAAAGCACAAAATACATTCCAGCATTCCGCCTAACGAAAGAAGACGGTGAAAAACTAAAAGCTCAAATTGAACAAGGGAACACATCCTTTACTTTTGACGAACTCAGTTATATTCAAACAGAAGGCGATCATCTTGCAGACTTTAGCTCCCGCGGTCCTGTTACAGCAAATGATGACATTAAACCTGATATTACAGCACCTGGTGTTGCTGTCCTTTCAACAGTACCTGAATATATTAATGATCCAGAAGAGGGCGAAAACTATGACGTTTCCTATGAGCGTATGCAAGGAACATCCATGGCTTCTCCTCATATCGCTGGCGTTGCTGCACTTATTTTACAAGAACACCCAGAATACTCTCCATTTGATGTAAAAGCGTCTCTCATGAACACTGCTGATGATTTAAAAGAAAAATATTCCGTGTATGAAGTTGGAGCTGGGCTAGTAGATGCTTACAACGCCGTTCATACGGAAACAAGTTTTAAAGTATTAGATACGACACAAACTGTTGTAAATGATGAAGTGATTGAAGTACCTGAAGAAACTGGATCCATTGCATTCGGTAAGTTTTATCAAAAAGACGGCGAAGCTCTTGAACAAAAACGAAATATAAAAGTAGCTAATTATAATAAACAAGAGAAAAAAGAATTTAAAACAGAAATTTCTTATACACCAGCCTCTTCCACTATTAACGATGCTACCGCAAATGGGGTAAAAGTTTCTGTTCCTGAAACAATTACTCTTGATGCTGGAAAATCAGATGAAATTGAAGCGAAAATTAATGTTCCAGCTGGTGTGAAACAAGGCCGATATGAAGGATATATTCATATTACAAATACGAAAAATAAAGAAGAAACATATCAAATTCCATTTTCTATTCGCGTATCAGAACCTGGTATTGAAAATGCGCTATTATCAAGAAAAGCAATTTCAACTGATACATCTAAATTTAACCCATACGGCGAATCATATGTTCACGGGGCATTCCAATTAAACAGCCCACTTGAAACGTTAGACCTTATCGTGAAAGATTCAAAAACAAATAAAGCTCTCGGCTTCATTGGAACATTAAACACTAGTGGTCTAAAAACTGATGTGTATTACTACCTAGACTCATTCTTTAACGGAAAAGTGTATCCTTTTACAAATGATCCAGCGAAACCAATTGGTGATGAGAAAATCAATTTACCAGAAGGAGACTACACAATTGAGTTTGTCGGCTATGATAAAGCTGGGAAAGCACGTGTGAAAGGTGATTATGTCATAATTGATAATACACCACCTGAAGTGAAGTTAACTGGATTAAAACCTGGTATTTATGAATTAAATGAAGAAAACTATACAGTAGAAGACGGTAAAAAGGCACTATGGATTAAAGGAAATGTGTACGATTCGAACGTTGACTACTTAAAAGGAAAAGGATTAAACATTACGCAAGAAGCGAATGGGGTTATGTACTATGACTATTCTCCATACTTGCATAAGTTTTTACCTATCAATGCAAATGGTGACTTTAAAGTTGGCATTACTCCTGAATCCTTTAAAGTGGAAGGACCAATGAACACAGGCGTATATATTTTCGATTATGCAACTGCAGGTCCTGACTATCCAAACGGTGTAAATAACTATTGGTTTATCCCGCAAGGAGCTCAATATGCGAAAACTAGTTATGATAAAAAAGAAGTATACAAAAATGATGAACTTACTGTAACCCTAAATGCGAAACACGTAAAACAATTTGTTGCTGGGGAATTTAACGTAAAATTCCTAGAAAAGAACTTCAAATTTGCAAATGCGAAATTGAATCCTGCTTTTGAAAAACTCCTTTCTGAAAAAGGGGTAACGGCAAAAGTAAATGAGCCGAAACTAGAGGCAGGTTCTCTTACAGTTGGCGGTGCTATCGATGACAAAAACTTCGCTGGATTAGATGGTGATTTCCCATTCATTGATGTAACGTTCAAAGTAGAAAATGATGAGTTTTATGAAGCAAATGCTCAGTTAGATTCATCAGTGTTTGCTTACTGGAAACATGATGAAACAGAGCCAAATAGAATGCGTGTCCTTCAAGATCAAACATTCTCAGTTATGTCCCTAAACTCACTAGTAGAAGGAAATATTAAACCTGGTGCATTCTTAAATGAGCGTGGATATTTAGATGAAAAGCTCGATTATACAAAGCTTGGTGTAAAAGTATATGCAACTGATTCTTACCGTCATAAGTTTGAAGGCTCACTAGATAAATACGGATACTTCAAACTGAATGGACTTCCTGTTAATAATCGGGACTATAATTTATACGTAGAAGTACCAGGGCATTTAACAAGCCGTCTAACAACAAAATTAGGTACTGAAAAAGATGGTAAGCTTTTTGGCCAATATTATTATGCACGACCTGACGAAAACCTTGCCGGCGATGTAAATGGTGATAAAGTAATCGATATGAAAGATGCTGAAATTATCGCTAGCAACTATGGTAAAAAAGGACTAACTGTAAAAGACGGTGACCTTAACAAAGACGGTATTGTCGACGAAACAGATATTCGTTTCGTTGAAAAGAACTTCTTGAAAAAAGGTCCAGATGCATCTAAATCACAAACACCTGTTGAAAAATCAAAAAGCGGTACACTTGCAGATATTTTAACGAAATTAGGATTAACGCCTAAAAAATAA
- a CDS encoding TasA family protein has translation MSLKQKVGMGVVTASLGLSLTFGGVFAYFSDSETSGNSFQAGTLDLSINPSVIVNVKDLKPGDFIERNFKLENKGTLDIAKVALETSYEVTDAKQNNAGEDLGDHIVVKFLVNDGKPSNPNDDHEVLWETKLSELKTMKPEDVATSLERYNLIDGIKSGETDYLHVLFSFEDNNQDQNKFQGDSLQLNWTFNAEQTKGEEK, from the coding sequence ATGTCATTGAAACAAAAAGTAGGAATGGGAGTTGTCACTGCATCACTAGGCTTATCACTTACATTTGGTGGTGTATTTGCCTATTTCAGCGACTCCGAAACATCGGGTAATTCATTTCAAGCTGGTACGTTAGACCTTTCTATTAACCCAAGTGTAATCGTTAATGTGAAAGATTTAAAACCAGGTGATTTTATTGAAAGAAATTTCAAGCTTGAAAATAAAGGAACATTAGATATTGCAAAAGTAGCACTTGAAACATCCTATGAAGTTACAGATGCAAAGCAAAATAATGCTGGTGAAGATTTAGGTGACCATATCGTCGTAAAGTTTCTAGTTAACGATGGTAAGCCATCTAATCCAAATGATGATCACGAGGTTTTATGGGAAACAAAACTATCAGAGTTAAAAACTATGAAACCTGAGGATGTAGCTACTTCTCTAGAACGTTATAACTTAATAGACGGTATTAAATCTGGTGAAACAGATTACTTACACGTTCTCTTCTCATTTGAAGATAATAACCAAGATCAAAATAAGTTTCAAGGTGATTCTTTACAACTAAACTGGACATTCAATGCAGAGCAAACAAAAGGTGAAGAGAAATAA
- the glgB gene encoding 1,4-alpha-glucan branching protein GlgB: MDVINCEEVKRDEFHTEKYYDSYNIFGAHIVTEDGMRGVRFTVWAPHAKAMSVVGDFNEWDYEQHKMLQVTEEGIWSLFVPHIEENEIYKYAVETMDGAVILKADPYAVYAEVRPNTASVVFDIEGYEWNDKNWIRKRKKKSIYKEAMTVYELHFGSWKKKEDGALYSYREMAEELIPYVVEHQFTHIEIMPLVEHPYDRSWGYQGTGYYAATSRFGTPHDLMYFVDECHKYGIGVILDWVPGHFCKDAHGLYLFDGTPTYEYKDIDVQENLVWGTVNFDLGKREVRNFLISNALFWMRYFHIDGFRVDAVANMLYWNKEGKEQSNEHAVSFLRELNEAVFAEDEEFLMTAEDSTAWPLVTAPTYEGGLGFNYKWNMGWMNDVLKYMECAPEYRKYIHEKMTFSLLYAHSENFILPLSHDEVVHGKKSLLNKMPGDYWDKFAQLRLLYGYFFTHPGKKLLFMGGEFGQFDEWKDLEDLDWNLHDFEMHRYMHDYFKELIALYKRSKPLWQLDHSPEGFQWIDANNNEQSIFSFIRQGDKQEDALVVVCNFTKATYENYKVGVPDFEYYNEILNSDSAQYGGSGQVNKKRLKTILEPYHNQAAHVEITIPPFGVSILRPVKTRKGSKKQDGSKTKVRSNVTSRGKR; this comes from the coding sequence TTGGATGTAATAAATTGTGAAGAAGTGAAACGAGATGAGTTTCATACAGAAAAGTACTATGACAGTTATAACATCTTTGGGGCACATATTGTGACGGAAGATGGGATGCGAGGGGTACGATTCACAGTATGGGCTCCTCATGCGAAAGCAATGAGTGTTGTTGGGGATTTTAATGAATGGGATTATGAGCAACATAAGATGCTACAAGTGACAGAAGAGGGGATTTGGTCCTTGTTTGTACCGCATATTGAAGAGAATGAGATATACAAGTATGCGGTTGAAACGATGGATGGTGCCGTTATTTTAAAAGCAGATCCTTACGCAGTATATGCAGAAGTAAGACCAAATACGGCATCTGTAGTTTTTGATATAGAGGGATATGAATGGAATGATAAAAACTGGATTCGTAAGAGAAAGAAAAAATCGATTTATAAAGAAGCGATGACAGTTTATGAATTACATTTCGGTTCTTGGAAAAAGAAAGAAGATGGCGCTCTGTATTCTTACAGAGAAATGGCCGAAGAGCTCATTCCGTATGTGGTGGAACATCAATTTACACATATTGAAATTATGCCGCTTGTTGAGCATCCATATGATCGTTCTTGGGGATATCAAGGAACGGGATATTATGCAGCTACAAGTAGATTCGGCACGCCACATGACTTGATGTATTTTGTCGATGAATGTCATAAATATGGAATCGGTGTCATTTTAGATTGGGTGCCGGGGCATTTTTGTAAAGATGCTCACGGTTTATATTTGTTTGATGGGACACCGACTTATGAATATAAAGATATAGATGTACAAGAAAACCTGGTATGGGGAACTGTTAATTTTGATTTAGGGAAGAGAGAAGTACGTAATTTCTTAATTTCAAATGCGTTATTTTGGATGAGGTATTTCCATATTGATGGTTTCAGGGTAGATGCAGTTGCGAATATGCTGTACTGGAATAAAGAAGGAAAAGAGCAAAGCAATGAACACGCTGTTTCTTTCTTACGAGAGTTAAATGAAGCTGTGTTTGCAGAAGATGAAGAGTTTCTTATGACAGCGGAAGATTCAACAGCTTGGCCACTTGTAACAGCTCCAACATACGAGGGTGGACTTGGATTCAATTATAAATGGAATATGGGTTGGATGAATGACGTGCTGAAATATATGGAATGTGCGCCAGAGTATCGGAAATACATTCATGAGAAAATGACATTCTCTTTACTATATGCTCACTCTGAAAACTTCATATTGCCGCTTTCTCATGATGAAGTCGTTCATGGGAAAAAGTCGTTATTAAATAAAATGCCGGGAGATTACTGGGATAAGTTTGCTCAGCTTCGTTTATTATATGGATATTTCTTTACTCATCCAGGTAAGAAATTACTCTTTATGGGTGGAGAATTCGGGCAATTTGATGAGTGGAAAGACCTTGAAGATTTAGATTGGAATTTACATGATTTTGAAATGCATCGTTACATGCATGATTACTTTAAAGAGCTCATAGCATTGTATAAGCGCTCAAAACCACTTTGGCAGTTAGATCACTCGCCTGAAGGATTTCAGTGGATTGATGCTAATAATAATGAGCAAAGTATTTTCTCTTTTATCCGCCAAGGGGATAAGCAGGAAGATGCGTTAGTTGTCGTATGTAATTTTACGAAAGCTACATATGAAAACTATAAAGTAGGTGTACCAGATTTCGAGTATTATAACGAAATTTTAAACAGTGACTCGGCGCAATATGGCGGATCGGGGCAAGTGAATAAGAAACGTCTCAAGACGATTCTAGAGCCATATCATAATCAAGCGGCACATGTAGAAATTACAATTCCACCATTTGGCGTATCCATATTACGACCAGTGAAGACGAGAAAGGGGAGCAAAAAACAAGATGGCTCAAAAACAAAAGTGCGTAGCAATGTTACTAGCAGGGGGAAAAGGTAG
- the glgC gene encoding glucose-1-phosphate adenylyltransferase: MAQKQKCVAMLLAGGKGSRLSALTKNLAKPAVPFGGKYRIIDFTLSNCANSGIETVGILTQYQPLELHNYIGIGNAWDLDRVNGGVTVLPPYAESSGVKWYTGTASAIYQNLNYLSQYEPEYVLILSGDHIYKMDYSKMLDYHIEKEADVSISVIEVPWDEASRFGIMNTNEEMEVVEFEEKPQFPRSNLASMGIYIFNWAILKEYLEMDARNPESSNDFGKDVLPLLLDEGKKLMAYPFEGYWKDVGTVKSLWEANMDLLRDETSLNLNDRDWRIYSVNPNEPPQYIAEQAKVEESLINEGCVIEGDVKHSVLFQGVTVEEGSMVIDSVVMPGAKIGKNVVIERAIVGSEMVIEDGTIIRPEKNVDDVVLIAEGK, from the coding sequence ATGGCTCAAAAACAAAAGTGCGTAGCAATGTTACTAGCAGGGGGAAAAGGTAGTCGTTTAAGTGCATTAACAAAAAATTTAGCCAAGCCAGCTGTTCCATTTGGTGGTAAATATCGCATTATTGATTTTACGTTAAGTAACTGTGCAAACTCCGGTATTGAAACGGTGGGGATTTTAACACAATATCAACCGCTAGAACTTCATAATTATATTGGAATCGGAAATGCTTGGGATCTTGATCGTGTAAACGGTGGAGTCACTGTGTTACCTCCTTATGCGGAGTCTTCAGGTGTGAAGTGGTATACAGGTACGGCAAGTGCCATTTATCAAAACCTAAACTATTTAAGTCAGTACGAACCAGAATATGTCCTTATTTTATCAGGCGATCATATTTATAAAATGGATTACAGTAAAATGCTAGATTACCATATTGAGAAAGAAGCAGATGTTTCAATTTCTGTTATTGAAGTGCCTTGGGATGAAGCAAGTCGCTTTGGTATCATGAATACAAATGAAGAGATGGAAGTTGTTGAATTTGAGGAGAAACCACAATTTCCAAGAAGTAATCTTGCATCAATGGGAATTTATATTTTTAACTGGGCTATTTTAAAAGAATATTTAGAGATGGATGCAAGAAATCCTGAATCTAGTAATGACTTCGGAAAAGATGTACTTCCGCTTTTATTAGATGAAGGGAAGAAGTTGATGGCGTATCCGTTTGAAGGATATTGGAAAGATGTTGGAACGGTGAAAAGCTTATGGGAAGCGAATATGGATTTACTTCGCGATGAAACATCGTTGAACTTGAACGATCGTGATTGGCGCATTTATTCTGTGAACCCAAATGAGCCACCTCAATATATTGCAGAACAGGCAAAAGTAGAAGAATCACTTATTAATGAAGGATGCGTCATTGAAGGGGACGTGAAGCATTCTGTTTTATTCCAAGGAGTAACGGTAGAAGAAGGTAGTATGGTAATCGATTCTGTCGTTATGCCTGGGGCAAAGATTGGTAAAAACGTTGTGATTGAAAGAGCGATTGTTGGATCGGAAATGGTTATTGAAGATGGGACAATAATTCGCCCAGAAAAAAATGTTGACGATGTAGTACTAATTGCTGAAGGAAAATAG
- the glgD gene encoding glucose-1-phosphate adenylyltransferase subunit GlgD, producing MGEKMLGIINATGSFPSLKKVTGHRSLAALPFGGRYRLIDFMLSNMVNSNIHSVAVFTSHKNRSLMDHVGSGKQWDLDRKRDGLFLFPPNCQCDHDEFGSFAHFRRHIDYFLRSREEYVVITNSHLVTALNFQAVLKRHIHTSADITEVCHEGVSLQTYVLKKQLLLDLFETYKDVEQYSLFDVVREKRGESLHIATYEHTGYVAIIDSIESYYKHSLEILQPAIWKQLFKKEAPIFTKVKDEPPTRYMKGAVVKNTMVANGSIIEGEVENSVVARSVKIGKGSIVRNSIIMQKSQIGDNCIIDGVIIDKDVKLGDGVVLKGSADKPYVVEKGSVQNSTINSYS from the coding sequence ATGGGAGAAAAAATGTTAGGAATTATTAATGCAACGGGAAGTTTTCCTTCCTTAAAGAAAGTAACAGGGCATCGTTCATTAGCGGCGTTACCGTTTGGAGGCCGTTACCGACTCATTGATTTCATGCTTTCAAATATGGTGAATTCTAATATTCATAGCGTGGCGGTTTTTACAAGTCATAAGAATCGTTCTTTAATGGATCATGTCGGTTCAGGAAAACAGTGGGATTTAGATAGAAAGCGTGATGGACTGTTTTTATTCCCACCGAACTGCCAATGTGATCATGACGAATTTGGATCTTTTGCACATTTTAGAAGACATATTGATTATTTCCTAAGAAGCAGAGAAGAGTATGTCGTTATTACGAATAGCCATCTTGTAACAGCGTTAAATTTTCAAGCGGTGCTAAAGCGACATATACACACGTCCGCAGATATTACTGAAGTTTGTCATGAAGGGGTTTCGCTTCAAACATATGTGCTAAAGAAACAATTATTGCTAGACTTATTTGAGACATATAAAGATGTGGAGCAATACAGTTTATTTGATGTAGTGAGAGAAAAGCGAGGGGAATCACTGCATATTGCTACGTATGAGCATACAGGGTATGTAGCTATTATTGATTCGATTGAAAGTTACTATAAACATAGCTTAGAAATTTTGCAACCTGCTATTTGGAAGCAATTATTTAAGAAAGAAGCACCGATCTTTACGAAAGTAAAAGATGAGCCACCAACTCGTTATATGAAGGGTGCAGTAGTGAAAAATACAATGGTTGCAAACGGCAGTATTATTGAAGGGGAAGTGGAAAATAGTGTTGTCGCCCGTTCTGTTAAAATTGGAAAGGGTTCAATTGTACGTAATAGTATTATTATGCAAAAGAGCCAAATTGGAGATAATTGTATAATAGACGGTGTTATTATTGATAAAGATGTGAAACTTGGCGACGGCGTAGTGTTAAAAGGAAGTGCTGATAAGCCATATGTTGTAGAAAAAGGTAGTGTACAAAATAGTACAATCAATAGTTATTCGTAA